Proteins found in one Candidatus Anaeroferrophillus wilburensis genomic segment:
- a CDS encoding DUF3426 domain-containing protein, with protein MSDELPVPESLSPDAGPDLLGENPEMQAEESDERGGVPEMDVPPPEMPLAEGEFAGTGDAVAPSPELTPVTDGLAGGGLKDAVEEQQTADAEMVFEMADDFSEDDLSWDVDLDDDEETAGGGEGSKTAGDDLRQTTLDETDLDETISKTREETVEINTVTADSEVSQAAGAAAPVVSRGSLWPRMGGRRMFLYLGLIVAVLSLALWGGVLLWQKFSIDMEQHLSLVGLESRNMIFSADKRVIVLQGKVYNTAPKMVGALKIKGVLIDRQGNALAERTTSGGVTFSSAELQSLNEEMIGALENASATVAADGGELPFMLVFYDYPPAAATFVVELAEFTVLRKGEQQ; from the coding sequence TTGTCGGACGAATTGCCGGTGCCGGAGTCACTGTCACCTGATGCCGGTCCTGACCTGCTGGGTGAAAATCCGGAAATGCAGGCAGAGGAATCTGACGAGAGAGGTGGTGTGCCGGAAATGGACGTGCCACCACCTGAGATGCCGTTGGCCGAAGGCGAGTTTGCCGGTACCGGAGACGCGGTTGCTCCGTCCCCTGAGCTGACGCCGGTGACCGACGGATTGGCCGGTGGCGGCCTGAAAGACGCCGTGGAGGAACAGCAAACTGCTGATGCTGAGATGGTTTTTGAGATGGCAGATGATTTTTCCGAGGATGATCTGTCATGGGATGTTGACCTTGATGATGATGAAGAGACCGCCGGGGGGGGAGAGGGGAGCAAGACTGCCGGTGATGATCTTCGGCAAACGACGCTGGACGAGACTGATTTGGACGAAACAATCAGCAAAACCAGGGAAGAAACAGTGGAAATCAACACTGTGACAGCCGATAGTGAGGTTTCTCAGGCGGCGGGAGCCGCTGCTCCGGTGGTCAGCAGGGGATCGTTGTGGCCACGGATGGGTGGCCGGCGCATGTTTCTCTATCTAGGTCTTATTGTTGCTGTTTTGAGCCTGGCGCTGTGGGGTGGGGTTCTCCTGTGGCAGAAGTTTTCCATCGATATGGAACAGCACCTCTCACTCGTTGGTCTGGAAAGCCGTAATATGATTTTTTCCGCCGATAAGCGGGTTATTGTTCTCCAAGGAAAAGTCTACAATACCGCTCCCAAGATGGTTGGTGCTTTGAAAATCAAGGGGGTTCTTATTGATCGTCAAGGAAACGCGCTGGCCGAACGGACGACCTCGGGAGGGGTTACCTTTTCGTCGGCAGAGCTGCAAAGCTTGAACGAGGAGATGATCGGCGCCTTGGAAAATGCTTCGGCCACCGTTGCCGCTGATGGCGGCGAATTACCTTTTATGCTGGTTTTTTATGATTATCCCCCGGCAGCGGCAACCTTTGTGGTTGAACTGGCTGAGTTTACGGTATTGAGGAAGGGTGAACAGCAATGA